Proteins encoded together in one Prosthecobacter debontii window:
- a CDS encoding LysR family transcriptional regulator — protein MLEVRHLQALIALAETGNLSKAGRRLHLSQPALSHQIKAVEEHLGVELFQRKSSPLRLSAAGERLLGTAYEVVKNMQQCERDVARIAEGKAGQLRIAVECHSCFDWLMPAMDSFREAWPEVEMDLVSGFQPDPTGLLLEDQADLVIVSKAPPRRDVVYHPLFRYEVLALLARKHPLTRKAFLTAQDFAKETLITYPIPDDRIDIVREVLGPVGVNPIRRTAMLTIAILQLVASRRGIAAMPCWAVMPYLEKGYVESRPVRKQGLYSNLHAATTRSLAQTAYMKEFITVMKRVSFDSLKRIAPVSSAP, from the coding sequence ATGCTCGAAGTCCGCCATCTCCAAGCTCTCATCGCCCTAGCCGAAACCGGAAACCTGTCCAAAGCAGGTCGGCGGCTTCACCTTTCTCAGCCTGCCCTTTCTCATCAGATCAAAGCCGTGGAGGAACATCTGGGGGTGGAACTTTTCCAACGTAAAAGCAGTCCCTTACGTCTCAGTGCCGCGGGTGAAAGATTGTTAGGCACGGCCTATGAAGTCGTCAAAAACATGCAACAATGCGAGCGGGATGTGGCGCGTATTGCCGAGGGCAAAGCGGGCCAACTGCGCATTGCCGTGGAGTGCCATTCCTGTTTCGACTGGCTGATGCCTGCGATGGATAGCTTCCGCGAAGCTTGGCCGGAGGTGGAGATGGATCTCGTTTCGGGCTTCCAACCCGACCCCACAGGTCTCTTGCTAGAAGACCAAGCGGATTTGGTCATCGTCTCCAAAGCGCCTCCGAGGCGAGATGTCGTTTATCACCCGCTGTTTCGTTATGAGGTGTTGGCTCTGCTTGCACGCAAACATCCTCTCACCCGCAAAGCTTTTCTGACCGCTCAAGACTTTGCCAAAGAAACCCTGATCACCTACCCCATCCCAGATGATCGTATTGATATCGTGCGCGAGGTTTTAGGCCCCGTGGGTGTGAATCCCATCCGGCGCACCGCGATGCTCACCATCGCGATTTTACAGCTCGTGGCGAGTCGTCGAGGGATCGCCGCCATGCCTTGCTGGGCCGTCATGCCCTACTTGGAGAAAGGTTATGTAGAAAGCCGCCCCGTGCGCAAACAAGGCCTTTATTCCAATCTCCATGCGGCGACTACCCGCAGCCTTGCTCAGACCGCTTATATGAAGGAGTTCATCACCGTCATGAAGCGGGTCAGCTTTGATTCGCTGAAACGCATCGCTCCCGTCAGCAGCGCCCCTTGA
- the metE gene encoding 5-methyltetrahydropteroyltriglutamate--homocysteine S-methyltransferase has protein sequence MSDIYTHNLGYPRIGEQRELKKATEAYWHGKLSREELEATGQQLRSQNWAKQKAAGVDLIPCNDFSFYDQMLDFSCLIGNVPPRFGWQGGEVDLDVLFSMARGSRGEGQPCASGCSHQPAFACEMTKWFDTNYHYIVPEFRAETKFQLVGDKVFREYQEAVSLGYRVKPVLPGPVTYLSLGKVQDEQNPDFDRFVLLESLLELYEKILQRLAALGVEWVQIDEPIFSLDLSPVQRDALLTAWQRLSQSAPGLNILVTSYFGALQENLSLFLALPVQALHLDVVRGEADLDETLARFPAHKTLSLGVVDGRNIWKNDFSASLTLLQKAQAKLGAARLWVAPSCSLQHAPISLALEPKLDAELKSWMAFADQKLEEVVALSGLLRGTTPPLVLQDNQRAILSRRKSTRIHKPQVKDRVAAVQPEDSQRQSSFAQRRELQQAKLKLPEFPTTTIGSFPQTAEVRSMRAKWKKGEISTEAYEVYLQQEIQHCVAFQDEIGMDMPVHGEFERNDMVEYFGEQLEGFVFTQKGWVQSYGSRYVKPPIIYGDVSRPAAMTVRWSQYAQSLTKRPMKGMLTGPVTILQWSFVRDDQPRSETTRQIALAIRDEVLDLETAGIAAIQVDEPAIREGLPLRQRDWSAYLDWAVESFRLCASGVRDETQIHTHMCYSEFNDIIEAIAAMDADVITIETSRSNMELLEAFVGFKYPNEIGPGVYDIHSPRVPSVEEMVRLMRKAESVIPRSQLWVNPDCGLKTRGWEEVKSSLIHMVQAARQLRVAQPISA, from the coding sequence ATGAGCGATATTTACACACACAACTTGGGCTACCCACGCATCGGGGAGCAACGCGAACTGAAAAAAGCCACCGAGGCGTACTGGCATGGCAAGCTCTCCCGTGAGGAACTGGAGGCCACTGGACAACAGTTGCGATCCCAAAACTGGGCGAAGCAAAAGGCGGCAGGAGTGGATCTCATTCCATGCAATGACTTCAGCTTTTATGATCAGATGCTCGATTTCTCATGCCTCATTGGCAACGTTCCACCGAGATTCGGCTGGCAGGGCGGGGAAGTAGATCTGGATGTGCTTTTCTCTATGGCCCGTGGCTCACGTGGAGAAGGGCAGCCCTGTGCCTCGGGCTGCTCGCATCAGCCTGCGTTTGCTTGTGAGATGACGAAGTGGTTTGATACCAACTATCACTACATCGTGCCGGAATTCCGTGCAGAGACAAAGTTCCAGCTCGTGGGAGATAAGGTGTTTCGGGAGTATCAGGAGGCCGTTTCCTTGGGCTATCGGGTCAAACCGGTGTTGCCAGGTCCGGTGACGTATCTTTCGTTAGGCAAGGTTCAGGATGAGCAGAATCCAGACTTTGATCGATTTGTGCTTCTGGAGAGTTTGCTGGAGCTTTACGAGAAAATTCTGCAACGGCTGGCGGCTCTTGGGGTGGAGTGGGTTCAGATCGATGAACCGATTTTTAGTCTGGATCTGAGTCCCGTTCAGCGTGATGCGCTGCTCACGGCATGGCAGCGTTTATCGCAATCGGCCCCGGGGCTGAACATTCTGGTGACGAGCTACTTCGGTGCTTTACAAGAAAACCTCTCCTTATTCTTGGCTTTACCCGTTCAAGCTCTGCATTTGGATGTCGTGAGAGGGGAAGCAGACTTGGACGAAACTCTGGCGCGCTTTCCGGCTCATAAGACCTTGTCGTTAGGCGTCGTGGATGGGCGGAACATTTGGAAGAACGACTTCTCGGCTTCGCTGACGCTTCTGCAAAAGGCTCAGGCGAAACTGGGGGCGGCGCGTCTCTGGGTGGCGCCTTCCTGCTCGCTCCAGCATGCCCCCATTTCTCTTGCGCTGGAGCCCAAGCTGGATGCTGAACTGAAAAGCTGGATGGCCTTTGCCGACCAAAAGTTAGAGGAAGTCGTCGCTCTGAGCGGGCTGCTGCGGGGCACGACGCCTCCTCTGGTGCTGCAAGACAACCAGCGTGCCATCCTGTCCCGACGAAAAAGCACGCGCATTCACAAGCCACAGGTGAAGGATCGTGTGGCTGCAGTGCAACCGGAAGACTCCCAGCGTCAGTCTTCCTTTGCTCAGAGGCGTGAGCTTCAGCAGGCGAAACTCAAGCTGCCAGAGTTCCCGACGACGACCATCGGCTCCTTTCCACAAACCGCGGAGGTGCGCTCCATGCGTGCCAAGTGGAAAAAGGGTGAGATCAGCACTGAAGCCTATGAAGTTTACCTTCAGCAGGAGATCCAGCACTGTGTGGCCTTTCAGGATGAGATTGGCATGGATATGCCCGTGCACGGAGAGTTTGAGCGGAATGATATGGTGGAATACTTCGGCGAGCAGTTAGAAGGCTTTGTCTTCACTCAAAAAGGGTGGGTGCAGAGCTATGGCTCACGGTATGTGAAGCCCCCCATCATTTACGGGGACGTCAGCCGACCTGCTGCCATGACCGTTCGCTGGTCACAGTATGCGCAATCATTAACGAAGCGGCCCATGAAGGGGATGCTCACTGGCCCTGTCACCATCTTGCAGTGGAGCTTTGTGCGTGACGATCAGCCGCGGTCTGAAACGACTCGCCAAATCGCTTTGGCCATTCGAGACGAAGTGCTGGATCTAGAAACCGCAGGCATCGCCGCGATCCAGGTGGATGAGCCTGCCATCCGTGAAGGACTGCCTTTAAGACAGCGGGATTGGTCCGCCTACCTGGATTGGGCCGTCGAGTCTTTCCGCCTCTGCGCCAGTGGTGTGCGGGATGAGACCCAGATTCATACCCACATGTGTTATTCAGAGTTCAATGACATCATCGAAGCCATTGCCGCCATGGATGCCGATGTGATCACCATCGAAACATCGCGTTCGAACATGGAACTCCTTGAAGCCTTTGTGGGCTTCAAGTATCCCAATGAAATCGGACCCGGCGTGTATGACATCCACTCGCCACGGGTGCCATCCGTTGAGGAAATGGTGAGGCTGATGCGCAAAGCTGAATCTGTGATCCCTCGTTCCCAGCTCTGGGTGAATCCTGACTGTGGGCTGAAAACGCGAGGTTGGGAGGAAGTGAAATCTTCTCTGATTCACATGGTCCAGGCCGCTCGTCAGCTACGTGTGGCCCAACCTATCAGCGCCTGA
- the metF gene encoding methylenetetrahydrofolate reductase [NAD(P)H], protein MHIRDIFARARRPTLSFEFFPPRSSEAVKDLQDSLLQLAPWRPDFVSVTYGAGGSTRDRTQSWVKELGQSDVFDPIPHLTAVGHTEAEMMGILETYAAAGVSNLLALRGDPSPQVTQSGDFQTAADLVRFIRRFNDRGLHPDPRGFGIGVACFPEGHPATPNRMLEMDYLKAKVDVGADWMCTQVFFDNHDFHDFRARCELADIRIPILAGILPLTQKNSLSRMAELAAGSRYPAKLLRAFQRAGDDTDCFQQVGIHHAVMQCTDLLDHNVAGIHFYTLNKAAFTLQVLRGLGSR, encoded by the coding sequence ATGCATATTCGAGACATCTTTGCCCGTGCTCGACGTCCGACGTTGTCCTTTGAGTTCTTCCCGCCTCGATCGTCCGAGGCGGTGAAGGATCTACAGGACTCGTTGCTTCAGCTCGCTCCTTGGCGTCCTGACTTCGTCAGCGTGACGTATGGAGCGGGGGGCAGCACGCGTGATCGGACCCAGAGTTGGGTGAAGGAACTGGGCCAATCGGATGTCTTCGATCCTATCCCTCATCTCACGGCCGTGGGGCACACGGAGGCGGAGATGATGGGGATCTTAGAAACCTATGCCGCAGCGGGTGTCAGCAATCTGCTGGCCCTGCGCGGCGATCCATCTCCGCAGGTGACACAGAGTGGCGACTTCCAGACAGCGGCGGATCTTGTTCGCTTCATCCGCCGTTTTAATGACCGGGGCTTGCATCCTGACCCGCGAGGATTTGGGATCGGCGTGGCTTGTTTTCCAGAAGGTCATCCTGCGACGCCTAACAGAATGTTGGAAATGGACTACCTGAAAGCCAAGGTGGATGTCGGCGCGGACTGGATGTGCACGCAGGTCTTCTTTGATAATCATGATTTTCACGATTTTCGCGCACGTTGTGAGTTGGCTGACATACGAATTCCGATTCTTGCGGGTATCCTGCCCCTTACTCAAAAAAACAGTTTGTCGCGGATGGCCGAGCTCGCGGCAGGTTCACGTTATCCAGCTAAGCTATTACGGGCTTTTCAGCGTGCGGGAGACGATACGGACTGCTTTCAGCAGGTGGGGATTCATCATGCAGTGATGCAATGTACCGATCTTCTCGATCATAATGTCGCCGGGATCCATTTCTATACTCTTAACAAAGCTGCTTTCACGCTTCAGGTACTTCGCGGTTTAGGAAGTCGCTAG
- a CDS encoding aspartate-semialdehyde dehydrogenase → MSNLKHVAVVGATGAVGVEMLRCLEQRNFPVGQLTLLASARSAGKKMKFKGEDVTIKELTPDSFAGVDIALFSAGGGISRDFAPHAVKAGAVVVDNSSFFRQDPTVPLVVPEINAADVKNHQGIIANPNCTTAISLMALYPLHQAFGVKRIFASSYQAVSGTGAQAIEELAKQSREWAAENRAWDAAKLSSKPHVYPHQIAFNAIPHVDSFLDTGYTKEEMKMENEGRKIMHHPDFRASVTCVRIPVFRSHSISISAEFEKPVDLAKAREVLAQAPGLDVLDDPANKVYPLALDIAGRDNCAVGRLRIDCALDNGLSFWVVGDQLLKGAALNAVQIAECLV, encoded by the coding sequence ATGAGCAACCTCAAACACGTCGCGGTCGTCGGCGCCACCGGAGCGGTGGGAGTGGAAATGCTTCGCTGCCTGGAGCAGCGGAATTTCCCCGTCGGCCAGCTCACCCTTCTCGCCAGTGCCCGCAGTGCTGGAAAGAAGATGAAATTCAAAGGTGAGGACGTGACCATTAAGGAACTCACTCCAGACAGCTTTGCCGGGGTGGACATCGCGCTGTTCAGTGCCGGTGGAGGCATCTCACGCGACTTCGCGCCCCATGCGGTGAAGGCTGGGGCTGTGGTGGTGGATAACTCCTCCTTTTTCCGCCAGGACCCGACGGTGCCGCTCGTGGTGCCAGAGATCAATGCCGCTGACGTGAAGAACCATCAGGGTATCATCGCCAATCCGAACTGCACCACCGCCATCTCCCTCATGGCGTTGTATCCGCTGCATCAGGCCTTTGGTGTGAAGCGCATCTTTGCCTCCAGCTATCAGGCCGTGTCCGGCACTGGAGCGCAGGCCATCGAAGAACTGGCGAAGCAATCCCGCGAATGGGCCGCTGAAAACCGCGCCTGGGATGCTGCCAAGCTGTCCTCCAAGCCGCACGTCTATCCTCACCAGATCGCCTTCAACGCCATCCCGCACGTGGATTCCTTCCTCGACACGGGTTACACGAAGGAAGAGATGAAGATGGAAAACGAAGGTCGGAAGATCATGCATCATCCGGACTTCCGCGCCTCCGTCACCTGCGTGCGCATCCCTGTCTTCCGCAGCCACAGCATCTCCATCAGCGCCGAGTTTGAAAAGCCTGTCGATCTGGCGAAAGCCCGCGAGGTACTGGCTCAGGCTCCAGGCCTGGACGTGCTGGATGATCCGGCGAACAAAGTGTATCCCCTGGCTCTGGACATCGCCGGTCGTGACAACTGCGCCGTCGGTCGTCTGCGCATCGACTGCGCTCTGGACAACGGCCTCAGCTTCTGGGTGGTGGGTGATCAGCTCCTGAAGGGAGCGGCTCTCAATGCCGTGCAGATCGCCGAGTGCTTGGTGTAA
- the acs gene encoding acetate--CoA ligase has translation MSKKKAAKPAPKKAAKKSAPQSKAILTENRVFKPSAEFSKKARIGSMAEYRRMYEESIKQPDKFFGREAKELTWQKPFTKVMEWKCPNAKWFLGGKLNVSENCLDRHLSGPNKTKAALIWEGEPGEKRVLTYQQLHREVCRFANVLKRNKVKKGDRVMIYLPMIPEAAIAMLACTRIGAVHSVVFGGFSADSIKDRVLDCGAKIIITSDGGYRRGAVVPLKKNVDDALKSGETAVETVIVFRRTGQDVHIEEGRDVWWHRELEYVDAHCPAASMDSESPLFILYTSGSTGKPKGILHSTAGYLLHAQMTCKYVFDLRADDVYWCTADVGWVTGHSYLVYGPLALGATSLMYEGAPNWPENDRFWRIIEEYAVSVFYTAPTAIRAFMKWGDEWLKKHDLSSLRLLGTVGEPINPEAWMWYHTQVGGGKCPIVDTWWQTETGGHMITPIPGATPTKPGTATLPFFGVDVAIVDDLGKEVGKDEQGKLVIRKPWPSMLRGIWGDKKRYQETYWSEFDGWYFAGDGARKDKDGYIWIIGRIDDVLNVAGHRLGTAEVESALVSHPAVAEAAVVGRPDEMKGQGVVCFVTVKEGVATGRELADELKKHVRKVIGPVATPDEGRFAAALPKTRSGKIMRRLLKQIAAGEVIKGDTTTLEDLSVIAQLAASGED, from the coding sequence ATGAGCAAGAAGAAAGCCGCCAAACCTGCCCCCAAGAAAGCTGCTAAGAAGTCTGCCCCTCAAAGCAAGGCGATCTTGACTGAAAACCGCGTCTTCAAGCCGAGCGCAGAATTTTCCAAAAAGGCCCGTATCGGCAGCATGGCGGAGTATCGCCGGATGTATGAGGAATCCATCAAGCAGCCGGATAAGTTCTTTGGCCGCGAAGCGAAGGAACTGACTTGGCAAAAGCCCTTCACCAAGGTGATGGAATGGAAGTGCCCGAATGCCAAGTGGTTCCTGGGTGGCAAGCTGAACGTCAGTGAAAACTGCCTGGACCGCCACCTGAGCGGGCCTAACAAAACGAAGGCCGCCCTGATCTGGGAAGGCGAACCCGGTGAGAAGCGTGTGCTGACCTATCAGCAGCTTCACCGTGAAGTCTGCCGCTTCGCCAATGTGCTGAAGCGCAACAAGGTCAAAAAAGGTGATCGCGTGATGATCTACCTGCCGATGATCCCTGAGGCTGCCATCGCCATGCTGGCCTGCACCCGCATCGGCGCGGTGCACAGCGTCGTCTTCGGCGGCTTCAGCGCAGACAGCATCAAGGACCGCGTGCTGGACTGCGGGGCTAAGATCATCATCACCTCGGATGGTGGCTACCGCCGCGGGGCGGTGGTGCCTCTGAAAAAGAATGTGGATGATGCGCTGAAGAGCGGAGAAACTGCAGTGGAAACCGTGATCGTCTTCCGCCGCACCGGTCAGGACGTGCATATCGAGGAAGGTCGCGATGTGTGGTGGCACCGTGAGCTGGAGTATGTGGATGCCCACTGCCCTGCGGCCTCCATGGATTCTGAGTCGCCTCTGTTCATCCTCTACACCAGTGGCAGCACCGGTAAGCCCAAGGGCATCCTGCACAGCACAGCAGGCTACCTGCTGCACGCGCAGATGACCTGTAAATACGTCTTCGACCTGCGGGCTGACGATGTCTATTGGTGCACGGCGGATGTCGGCTGGGTCACCGGCCACAGCTACCTCGTCTATGGCCCGCTGGCTCTGGGCGCCACCTCCCTCATGTATGAAGGGGCGCCGAACTGGCCGGAGAATGACCGCTTCTGGCGTATCATCGAGGAATACGCCGTCTCCGTCTTTTACACTGCACCGACCGCCATCCGCGCCTTCATGAAATGGGGTGATGAGTGGCTGAAGAAGCATGACCTCAGCAGCCTGCGCCTGCTCGGCACCGTGGGTGAACCGATCAACCCCGAAGCCTGGATGTGGTATCACACTCAGGTAGGTGGTGGTAAGTGCCCCATCGTGGATACCTGGTGGCAGACAGAAACCGGCGGTCACATGATCACCCCGATCCCTGGGGCCACTCCGACCAAGCCCGGCACCGCGACCCTGCCCTTCTTCGGCGTGGATGTGGCCATCGTGGACGACCTCGGCAAGGAAGTGGGTAAGGACGAACAGGGCAAGCTGGTCATCCGCAAGCCGTGGCCTTCCATGCTGCGTGGCATTTGGGGAGATAAGAAGCGCTACCAGGAAACCTACTGGAGTGAATTTGACGGCTGGTATTTCGCTGGTGACGGAGCCCGTAAGGACAAGGATGGCTACATCTGGATCATCGGCCGTATCGACGACGTGCTCAACGTGGCTGGTCACCGCCTGGGCACTGCCGAGGTGGAGAGCGCCCTCGTCTCTCACCCTGCTGTGGCTGAGGCTGCGGTGGTGGGGCGCCCCGATGAGATGAAAGGTCAGGGCGTGGTCTGCTTTGTCACCGTGAAGGAAGGGGTCGCCACCGGTCGCGAACTGGCGGATGAACTGAAAAAACACGTGCGCAAGGTCATCGGCCCTGTGGCCACGCCAGATGAAGGCCGCTTCGCCGCCGCCCTGCCGAAAACCCGTTCCGGCAAGATCATGCGTCGCCTGCTGAAACAGATCGCCGCCGGTGAAGTGATCAAAGGTGACACCACCACCCTGGAGGACCTGAGCGTCATCGCCCAGCTCGCCGCCAGCGGAGAAGATTGA